The genomic interval ATTGTATGGGAGTAGGACTCACACACCACTAACAATCCGCAGATTTGTCATCCACATCTCTATAAATAGCACACCTAAAAGTGATGAGGGTCATGACATCAATTTATTATTCCGTCTTTCTTTTTTTACTATTCTTGTTTTTCCATGATTCATGCTTGACTCAGGAGGGGCCTCGCCTAGATGACTCCTAGCGAGGCTTGGGCCTGACCACACAGACGATCCACAGGTCCAACCACGAGAGaattctttttttaaaatttattttatgaatATTTTATCTATTGATCGTATCTGGGTTTAGTAAAGCTGTGTGACATCATTGGCCGTGTCTAATGTTGTTAGTTGCGTGAAAAGTATAAAGCCCGCACCTATTGCTCTAGTTTCATGTTTCTAGACTTTATCTCCCTCGTTAGTCCTGGGACGGACTGACTGAGGCTGGACgtctttattaatatttttttttggtacATAATGTTTCTAGATTACATTCTATTACCGCATAAAGTTCGCGAGATACATGCCCTGTTTAATTTCCATGTGGTGCAATATTACAAGGGATGAGGTCCCCGAAGACGAGAACTCCAAATGGGTGGGTTGTCGCTTCCTTCCCTTCTAGGGGTGGGACCGACAAGAAATCTTACCGTTGCACGGATCCCACCAATAGCATTGCCGTTTAGCAGATCCGATACGCCATCTCCACCAATAGCGTTGACATCACCGGAGGCGCATTTGTACGCGGTCCCCTCGTCATTCCGTCCGTGCTGCCTCTGTagctttctcttctccctccCGAGTCCCACTTACCTACCCTTTTAAAAAACTAGGCGCGACTATTTGATTCCAGAGGTCCTCTTTTGGTAGAATCTCTCTCTAGCTAGTTCGCTGGCGCAGCGTCCGATGGGCGCAGTAGCCACCAGGACAGCATGCGCCTGCGGCTGCAAGGCAGACGATGCTTTCCTCTGCCACGCCCAAGATGTCTCCGTGCATTCCAAGAATCCGCTCGATTGCAGTCACTGCCGCATCCGCATAAGCACCGCTTCGTCGTCACCATCCTCGTCGTTGCATATATGGGAGGATGATGATTTGCACGAGCAAGGAAATCCCGAGTGGCTCCACCTCCATGGTTTTATGTGCAAGCCTCGAACCCTTCGACGAGGCCGGAAGCCGAGCAATAGAACTGCCAAAGAAGAGGGTAATCTTAATGTAGTGCCGGCCTTCGAGGAGGACGACATGTCAGCGGAGGAGAACCTCCAATCCACCAAGGTGGTACAGCAGCAACGGATGATTCACTGCGTACCGATCTTCGACCCTGCTGTCCTGGTCGAGTTCTTCTCGCAGCTTCATCCTCAGCTAGAGGCAATCGAAGAGAATGACTCCTCGAGAGCAGAGGTTCAGGTTGTAAAGCACGACCAAATGGCCTCCATGGGTCGCCTTGATTACTGCTTGGACCTCGAGAAGCTTGAGCCGGACATGGAAACCTTGCTCGGAGTTGGATGCGACGGATACGCTAAAAAAGATGAATACAGGGCATCTGCCGACGGCCCAGGTGAGACGACAAGGAGGATGTTACTGAGATTGGACTACGATGCTGTCAGTGACGCATGGTCGTCCAGTAACATCGGGTGCTCTCCGTGGACGGACGGTGAAAGGCCGCAGTTCGAAGACACATGGCGAGACTTTTTCGCGGTACGGTATCAGGTCAATGGAAGAGGAGATCATGAGGGGGTCGGTGGAGTGTACCGGCTGGACCGTCGGGTGGTGGGCGTGGAAGGGAGGGAGGCGCGGGTGTGGAGGTACCGGGAGAAGCGGCGGACAAGGCTGTTCTCCAAGAAGATCCGGTACGAAGTGAGGAAGCGAAACGCGGAGAAGAGGCCAAGGATGAAGGGCCGCTTCGTCGGAGTGCAGAACTAGCAGCGCCGCCAGATTAATTCCTTTATTACCCTGCCGGTGAAATTCCAGTAGTGGAAATTGTATTTTATGATTGATATCCATATGATAAATGTTTAGGCAAGTAACATAGAGGCTAATATTCCTTTAATCTTATCTTTTTGTGGTAATGGTATTGAACGTTCATGTCTCATTTCCAACTGttccagtttttttttttttttgtgcattCTCTCAATTACTTCGGTTGTTGCATACTCATTACTCAATACGGTTAAGAAGAAGATTTCATTCCTTCAAATCAAAGTTGCAAATTTTATAGTttcaaacaataaataaaaaaggcAAAATTATTGAGTTGGGTAATTTCAAAGTGGCATGTTGTAACAATAATCTCTTTCTCAGACACGCGTCACTGTAGCATCTTTGCAATCTGAGTTCGGGTTCGGGTCCGTGTTCGAAACAGTCACTGCAGTATCCAAAACGTGCTGAATCAAGAGCGTCAAGCTCTGGTAAGACGACCCATCTGGTTCCATCGCCCTCTTTGCCTCGATGGCCAGTTGCTTCGCCCTCTGTCTTCTTGCATGCGCCTCTTCTCCTTCATCCATCACCGCCTCAATCGCCAGTTCCACGTCCTCTCGTGAGATCAAGCCCTCGCTCTCCCTCAATACTGAAGGCGTTTTCATTTGGGGCTTCAGCGCCACGCCGGTCTGCAGAACCTTCACCACCAAATTCTCGTTCAGAAACTGGTCCGTTAGGTGTGGCCACGTGATCATGGGAACTCCGAGGGACACCGCCTCCAGCGTCGAGTTCCAGCCGGAGTGCGTTAGGAATGCCCCCACGGAGGGGTGCGAAAGTATCGTCACCTGCGGCGCCCACCCCTTCAGTATCAGCCCCCTGGACCTCGTTCGCTCCTCCAACTCCGGCAGccatttctccacctccggcGTTATGTCCCACTGCTTGATCACAAAAATGAACGGCCGGTTGGACGCCTCCAACCCAGTTCCGATCTCCAAGGTATGTGAGGGGCTATTCGAGACGATCGTCCCGAAGCTGACATAGATGACGGAAGCAGTGTCCTTGGCGTCGAGCCAATTGGAAATCCGCTGCGCCTCT from Zingiber officinale cultivar Zhangliang chromosome 6B, Zo_v1.1, whole genome shotgun sequence carries:
- the LOC121990533 gene encoding zinc finger protein CONSTANS-LIKE 16-like, producing MGAVATRTACACGCKADDAFLCHAQDVSVHSKNPLDCSHCRIRISTASSSPSSSLHIWEDDDLHEQGNPEWLHLHGFMCKPRTLRRGRKPSNRTAKEEGNLNVVPAFEEDDMSAEENLQSTKVVQQQRMIHCVPIFDPAVLVEFFSQLHPQLEAIEENDSSRAEVQVVKHDQMASMGRLDYCLDLEKLEPDMETLLGVGCDGYAKKDEYRASADGPGETTRRMLLRLDYDAVSDAWSSSNIGCSPWTDGERPQFEDTWRDFFAVRYQVNGRGDHEGVGGVYRLDRRVVGVEGREARVWRYREKRRTRLFSKKIRYEVRKRNAEKRPRMKGRFVGVQN